In Gloeomargarita sp. SKYB120, a genomic segment contains:
- a CDS encoding metal-binding protein, producing the protein MANGVIHDRLTLWTAPVVGFATWQLTGGGHWPWVVTGSYVFSGLMFSGDLDIRSRQWRRWGWLRFLWIPYQKLCKHRSFWSHGPLVGTLGRLLYLGLVLGMVLALAWSWSWWQGKPWPLLSWLKQYGSKYQGEWLAVGIGLELGAWSHSLADWLSSRWKKWRAP; encoded by the coding sequence ATGGCCAATGGCGTAATCCATGACCGCTTGACGCTTTGGACTGCACCGGTCGTCGGGTTCGCAACGTGGCAGTTGACCGGCGGGGGGCATTGGCCCTGGGTTGTGACTGGCAGCTATGTTTTTAGCGGGTTGATGTTTAGCGGCGATTTGGATATTCGGTCGCGCCAATGGCGGCGCTGGGGTTGGCTCCGTTTTCTTTGGATTCCCTATCAAAAACTCTGTAAACATCGCTCGTTTTGGTCGCACGGGCCACTGGTGGGAACTTTGGGCCGGTTGCTTTACTTGGGACTGGTATTGGGAATGGTTTTAGCACTCGCTTGGAGCTGGAGTTGGTGGCAAGGAAAACCGTGGCCTTTGCTGTCTTGGCTCAAACAGTATGGGAGCAAGTACCAAGGAGAATGGCTAGCGGTTGGTATTGGTCTGGAATTGGGCGCGTGGAGTCATTCCCTTGCCGATTGGCTCAGTTCGCGCTGGAAAAAATGGCGCGCTCCCT